Part of the Melopsittacus undulatus isolate bMelUnd1 chromosome 12, bMelUnd1.mat.Z, whole genome shotgun sequence genome, GCTGTGCCGCTTCTCAACTGGTGGGTAATGGACCTTCCACCACTGGTGGGTGACTGCTCAGGAACACTTGTACATTAAAGCCTGCACTGCCACCTTCTCTTCAGATGAGCAATGGGGATCAGGGCACAGCACTTGCAGGTTCACCATCTCTTGGCAGTTGGCTGCACACAGGGGGTGAGCTCTGAGATAGGAGTGTGGTCACCCTGGATCCAGGAGCCCTAAGGGCAGGAAGCACAGTGGGTAGCTGAGAAGTGCCCATTGTCACAGCCAGCAATGGTAGGATCCCTGTGTGGCCCTCAGCAGGGCTCTGGGCTGCTGTATTACAGCCTCATCTGCTGGTGTTTGGTGCTGGGAATACTCCAGGTTAGGAGCAGGGAtgagttatttttgtttggggaAAATGATTCTGGTTCATGCAGTGTCTCTTATTTCATCAGACATGAGCAGGAAGAAGCAGTGAGCACTGGCCCCTTCCATGAATCCATGCTGGTCACaaggggaaggagctggaggctgTGGCTCAGTCAGCGCAGGACACTTTGGTCGTGAACCCTCACCGAGTTTGTGACGATTGAGAAAGCCCCGGGGCTGACGCACGTCAGTGGCCGGAGCTGGGGATGCAGCTCAAATAGCAGAGGGAGCAAAGGCACCACATGTGTCTGGTGGCTTCAGCTGCACAGGTCAGGCAAAGGCTCTGAGCCAACTGGGCAAGGTCAGGGCAGGATCTGCCCATTCCCTCCCAGCAGCCACAGATACCCGCTCTCTGAAGCTGTGGGACAGGAACAGAGCCAGGGAACCCTTCCCACATGGCCGGAGCAGAGGAGCTCTGCTGGCAGCTCTCACATACCCCGTACCCCTTGGCTCTTCTGGTTGTGTCTCTATAAGTAGAGCCCTCTCCAGTGATCCCCCAGACCtgcctctggcctctctccCTGCAATTAGCTCAGCTCTGCTTGGTTTTGTCCTCCATTGCTCATGGTGTAGAGGTAACACAAAGGatgcagctgtgcctggcagagcactcctgccctgctccctaACCACTGGCCATTGAGTTGCCCTGTCCCTCCCTATGAGGCCActgcctggaagctgctccaggTGCCCAGCTGGCCCCCAGAGCAGAGGTGAAGCTGGTGCTTTCCCTCTACCTGTATCTCATTGTAACAAACATGCCATGGACAAGGTCCCTTTCTTCAAAATGCCCCTTCTTGCAGGAGGAGGTGACTGATTTCCTTGGGCCTTGGTGGGTCTTCCTTTCACAGTATCCGTCTGACCCATggatggggtgtgtgtggtATGTCTCACCTAGCACACTGCACAGGGTGGCTCATGTTCACCTTGTGGAGTTGAACACCCAGCCTTGAATGGGCTCTGGGGCTGGCCTCATGCCACTGGTACTGCCTGCTGTAGGGTCTGGCTGTGGCAACTCTGGTGCAGCAATTTTGCCTGGATGGGATACAGCCACAAGTACAGGGACTGCTGTGTGGCACCCATGTGCTCCGCATCTCCCTGGCAGGTGTACACCAGCCTTTGCTGCCCAACCACATACAGCAGTACAGCTGCATAAGGTACTGCGTGATCCCATCAGGTCTAACTGGCACCTTCATGATGCTGCAGGTGTGCACTGTGCTCTGTGGCATCTGTGTTATAGCTGCTCTGATTGTCCCCATCAGCACcttttgctctcattttcctCTCTACTCCCAAGGGAGGTTGTGTAAGTGCTTTTTTAGACCAGCTTGTAGAGAATGAGCTAAAACCAGACAATGTATTGGGTGCTCTTGCTCAGAGCAGTGCAGGGTGGCACCGCAGCAAAGCAAGTGTCCAGCCTGCAGTTCCACATCCTTGGATGCAGCTGGTGCTTCCTCGTCAGTTTCTCCCTGTGCCAGGCACAGTGCCAGGAAGCTCTACCTCAGAGCTGCATTTTTCCCTCAAACCAGGAGCTCACAGGGGGCAGGCACATCAAGAGCCACTTGCAAACATCTTTGCCTTGGGGATAGCttgggagcagggctgggtgctccagaggggagggaaagagcCATCCCTGGATGGTGATGTGGTGGTGCTGGCGAGGGCACTGTGACCACCCTGCAGCGAAGGTCTGCCATGGGCTGGTGGCTGCAGTGATGTACGGGGGGGCCAGCCCCTGACAGTGTAATATGGCATCTCTGGCCCTGTGCTGGCTGTCACGGGCAGCAGGATGCTACAGCTGCCATGTCGGGCAGCCCTGGCTGTAACCGTCTGCTCTCCTTCCGCgccagctgagctgcagccgCGTCTCACTGCACCCACTCCCTTGGGAAAGGCACTTGGTGACCTCAGCAGCCACCCTGGTGTGTTTGCTCGTGGCAGAGCTCTGGGCACCCGCGGCAGCtcccagcctgtgccatggggcagtcATTCTTGGTGCAGCTGCATGGAGAAGGGGGCAGCAACTTGTATTGCTTCTGCCATGAGCCGGCTGCCAGGGGGGCTCTGGCACATGCTGCCGTTGTCCCTGGTGGCAGCAGAGCCAGCTtgtcccagcctgctgctgccacagggcACCCTTGGCATGGTGTGGCTCCGGCTCCTTGTGTATTGGTGGCAGAGGGCAAAAGGTCCCAGGGAAACCTCTCTGTCCCCCATCAGAGAGGAAGGCTGGTCAGTGGTGCTGTaccccagggctggggcagagaGTGGTGGGCTGTGCATCAGTGCACCGGGAGGAAATGGCCTAGCCTGGGGTGACGCGGGTGGTGGGTCACAGTGCTCAGCTCTCACCCCACTGCTTCGAGCCTGCTCCCTGAGGCCTGGCTGCAGCAAAGTGAGCAACGTGAGGAGCTGGAGTCCCCGAGCCCCCTGTGTCATTTACATACACCTCAgcggcagcagcacagcaaccTGTGTGCCTGTAGCACTGCAGACCCTCTCCAAAACAGACTTCTGCCATGGCCCTGGGCTTCATGGTCCTGCTCCTGGTGGGGATGCTGGAGACAGGTAAGGGTGGTATGGCTGAGCAAGCTGCTGTCTTGTGTGGGGTGGTAGCAGGACTGGGCTGTACAAGGGGATGTTCATCTTAGCTGGGTGTTTTCCTCCAGGGCTGTGATGGGAGGATGGAGATTGGGTGACGGGATTGCCTCAAGGGACAGGGGGACACGTTGGAGCTGAGGGTGATGTGGGACACGGCTCAGGCCATCAGTAACTGCATCCTTGGTGTGCAGCTTCcagggctgtgcctgtgctgaCCCAGCCAACCTTCATGTTGGTGCTGCCCGGGCAGACTGCTCGGCTGTTCTGCACCCTGAGCCCCCAGTACAACATCAGTGACTTCGGCATCTCCTGGTTCCAGCAGCGCCCGGGGCACAACTTGACATATCTGCTCTATTACAACTCTGAGCGAGAGAAGCACAAGGCCACCAAGACTCCCGACCGCTTCTCTGCTACCAAAGACATCGCCAGCAATGCCTGCATCCTCACCATCACATCCATCTGTGATGAAGACAGTGGCAACTATTACTGCTCCCTGTCAACTGCCTTCAGCTGGTTTTAGAAGCTAGagaacaaaagctttttgcGTTTCTGCTTGCAAGCCTGACATGAGTTATTATTCAATAGGGAGGTGGCAGCCcgaagaggaaaggaaaaggaccCTCTAGTGTGCTGCAGtgagcccagcagcactgcGTTGTGCTGTGAGGTACAGCAACCTCCTGTTTAACCCCAGTGTCCCCCATGGAGCATTGGACAGCCTGACACAGTGCGAGACCAGCCAGGGCTCGGCCCTGGAGCGCATTAGCAGGGATTTCCTGCTGCGGCTTGAGCTCTGCCATGCCCGGGCTCTTCCTCCACTTGGCACAACGTGGGCTTGATCCAGCTTGGGCTTCTGTGTGGT contains:
- the VPREB3 gene encoding pre-B lymphocyte protein 3 translates to MALGFMVLLLVGMLETASRAVPVLTQPTFMLVLPGQTARLFCTLSPQYNISDFGISWFQQRPGHNLTYLLYYNSEREKHKATKTPDRFSATKDIASNACILTITSICDEDSGNYYCSLSTAFSWF